A stretch of the Trueperaceae bacterium genome encodes the following:
- a CDS encoding Holliday junction branch migration DNA helicase RuvB, producing the protein MEESTLRPQSLSDYVGQEKLKEKLRVYLEAAKNRGQPLDHVLLYGPPGLGKTTLAHIIAYELNTGIRVTSGPAIEKPGDLAAILTNTLETGDILFIDEMHRLGRIAEEHLYPAMEDFKIDIVLGQGPAARTIRLDLPHFTLVGATTRAGLITGPMRSRFGIIEHLEYYTETELAEGVTRDATILNFALDADAALEIGRRARGTMRIAKRLLRRVRDFADVAGESTIGLARTRTALGELEIDQIGLDGRDRAILTSLIEKFAGGPVGLETLATSIGEDATTLEEVHEPFLIQLGLLRRTPRGRTATEHAYGHLGYPITSA; encoded by the coding sequence GTGGAAGAAAGTACACTAAGGCCCCAAAGCCTAAGTGATTACGTAGGGCAAGAAAAACTTAAGGAAAAGCTCCGAGTGTATCTCGAGGCGGCTAAAAATCGGGGTCAACCTTTAGACCATGTCCTGTTATATGGACCCCCAGGTTTAGGAAAAACAACGCTAGCCCACATTATTGCCTACGAACTAAACACTGGAATTCGAGTAACTAGCGGACCTGCCATAGAAAAACCTGGAGATCTTGCCGCAATCTTAACTAACACTCTTGAAACTGGCGATATCCTTTTCATTGACGAAATGCACCGGCTTGGAAGAATAGCAGAAGAACATCTTTATCCCGCTATGGAGGATTTTAAGATCGACATAGTATTGGGCCAAGGTCCAGCAGCACGAACTATCCGACTCGATTTGCCTCACTTCACATTAGTCGGAGCCACCACTAGAGCCGGGCTCATTACGGGGCCGATGAGAAGTAGGTTTGGAATTATAGAACACCTCGAGTACTACACTGAAACTGAACTAGCTGAGGGCGTCACCCGTGATGCTACAATCCTTAATTTTGCACTAGATGCAGACGCAGCACTTGAGATAGGACGTCGCGCACGTGGAACCATGAGGATTGCTAAGCGCTTACTAAGGCGGGTAAGGGACTTCGCTGATGTAGCTGGAGAAAGCACTATAGGTCTAGCAAGAACTAGGACTGCTCTCGGTGAGTTAGAAATCGATCAAATAGGGCTAGACGGGCGAGACCGAGCAATTCTGACAAGCCTAATTGAAAAATTTGCTGGTGGCCCAGTTGGACTTGAAACTCTTGCCACCTCTATTGGTGAAGATGCTACCACCCTAGAGGAAGTACACGAGCCTTTCCTCATTCAACTTGGTTTACTTCGGCGGACTCCTCGTGGTCGAACAGCGACAGAACATGCCTATGGTCATCTTGGTTATCCGATAACATCAGCATAA
- a CDS encoding adenine phosphoribosyltransferase (Catalyzes a salvage reaction resulting in the formation of AMP, that is energically less costly than de novo synthesis) — MNTHRIQIGEEIRDLQVINLGDVSLALLNLLGDARLTEAAATELVPLIPSQVEVLVTPEVKAVPLAHAMSVRTDLPYVVARKTEKAYMVDPHSRPVSSITTRTPQLLVIDGADVPKIEGKVVAIVDDVVSTGGTLESLVNLITDLGGEVVTTLVVFTEGVRRNDVISLGHLPLYDKVDGV, encoded by the coding sequence ATGAACACACATCGGATACAAATCGGCGAGGAAATTAGAGATCTACAGGTAATTAACCTTGGCGATGTTTCGCTGGCCCTGCTAAATCTTTTAGGGGATGCCCGGTTGACAGAGGCTGCAGCAACCGAACTTGTACCTCTTATCCCTAGTCAAGTCGAGGTTTTAGTAACTCCAGAGGTTAAGGCGGTGCCTCTTGCACACGCTATGAGCGTTAGGACCGACCTACCTTATGTCGTTGCGCGTAAGACCGAGAAGGCGTATATGGTTGATCCCCATTCAAGGCCTGTTTCGTCTATAACCACACGGACTCCACAGCTACTCGTAATTGACGGTGCTGATGTGCCTAAAATAGAAGGCAAAGTGGTGGCCATAGTCGATGACGTGGTTAGTACTGGGGGTACTTTAGAAAGCCTAGTTAATCTAATAACTGACCTAGGTGGCGAGGTTGTGACCACTTTAGTCGTATTTACTGAAGGGGTGCGTAGAAATGATGTGATTTCTCTTGGTCATTTGCCCTTGTATGACAAAGTGGATGGGGTTTGA
- a CDS encoding DNA primase gives MQTDTKELIRQRLDIAEVVGEMVSLKPAGRSQLKGLCPFHNEKTPSFHVHQDRGFFYCFGCQARGDVFDFVMRTRSLEFFEALHFLGQRAGIEVEINAPRDRRRRDLFEINRIAAEFFRTHLKGEPLEYLQGRGLSANTISSFELGYAPKSWDDLLKFAVTKGVPEKDLLDAGLIVENERGRRYDRFRDRVMFPIRDYLGRTVGFSGRVIDDGSPKYLNTSETEVFKKAELLYGLDVSKAAIRAKSECIVVEGYMDVIALQQVGLENVVATLGTTLTPQQALQLSRLDVQRLFLAFDADEAGQRAVLTGLEQSVGRQFLVSAISIPAGKDPADAVLGGHLEEFKVALRGGISEVEYRFSSVLEKHESNSIEGKRAILNELLPSLRPRDVFDPVATEMRRRVVDYLGIEGSRLDDWLNSQRQAQLNNTQARGLLRSTEQYSPLALIEIEVIALLLLEPDRLKKRLQVVIAALPPGEDEALLREFEGICIDCEFDDQAILMRYRERPEAQTLFERLLIKPEQEEFRIDIDGHIEKSLSRLRELYLDGEKETQRARLIERMNEVNQTLTDPDLSPTKLEKYYKELGEINTVLAARDAERRLRTSASHKERKR, from the coding sequence TTGCAGACCGATACCAAGGAGTTGATACGGCAACGCTTAGATATCGCCGAGGTGGTCGGGGAGATGGTTTCTCTCAAGCCAGCAGGTCGTAGCCAGCTCAAAGGCTTATGTCCGTTTCACAATGAGAAGACCCCGTCCTTTCACGTTCATCAGGATAGGGGCTTTTTTTATTGCTTTGGTTGTCAGGCTCGGGGTGATGTTTTCGATTTTGTGATGAGGACTCGGAGTTTAGAGTTTTTCGAAGCGCTACACTTTTTAGGCCAACGTGCCGGGATAGAAGTAGAGATAAATGCGCCGCGTGACCGTAGGCGGCGTGATTTGTTTGAAATAAACCGTATTGCAGCCGAGTTTTTCCGAACACATTTAAAGGGCGAGCCTCTCGAATACCTTCAAGGACGGGGATTGAGTGCTAATACGATTAGTTCGTTTGAACTTGGATATGCACCCAAGAGTTGGGATGATTTATTAAAGTTCGCGGTTACAAAAGGGGTGCCTGAAAAAGATCTCCTCGATGCTGGCTTAATCGTGGAGAATGAACGAGGGCGACGTTATGATCGCTTTCGTGATCGGGTTATGTTTCCGATCCGCGATTACTTAGGGCGTACTGTCGGCTTTTCGGGTAGGGTGATCGACGATGGTTCCCCTAAATACTTAAATACTTCAGAAACAGAAGTGTTCAAGAAGGCCGAGTTGCTTTATGGCTTAGATGTATCCAAGGCAGCGATACGTGCTAAATCAGAATGCATCGTTGTAGAGGGGTACATGGATGTTATAGCACTACAACAGGTAGGTTTAGAAAACGTGGTAGCTACTCTTGGGACTACTTTGACACCGCAGCAAGCGCTGCAGTTGTCGCGATTGGATGTTCAACGATTATTTCTAGCTTTTGATGCCGATGAAGCAGGTCAACGTGCCGTATTAACCGGGCTGGAGCAATCAGTCGGTAGGCAGTTTTTGGTAAGCGCAATAAGCATACCTGCAGGTAAGGATCCAGCTGATGCAGTTTTGGGAGGCCATCTTGAAGAATTCAAGGTAGCTCTTCGAGGAGGAATCTCGGAAGTAGAGTACCGGTTTAGCTCGGTTTTAGAAAAGCATGAATCAAATAGTATTGAAGGGAAAAGGGCCATTCTCAATGAACTGTTACCTTCGTTACGACCCCGAGATGTTTTTGATCCAGTCGCTACAGAGATGAGGCGCCGGGTAGTGGACTACTTGGGAATTGAAGGATCACGTCTCGATGATTGGTTAAATAGTCAGAGACAGGCACAGCTTAATAATACTCAAGCTCGGGGTTTGCTTCGGTCGACAGAGCAATACTCGCCGCTAGCCCTAATTGAGATTGAGGTTATCGCCCTTCTGCTTCTTGAGCCTGACAGGCTCAAGAAGCGTTTGCAAGTGGTAATCGCGGCACTGCCGCCAGGAGAAGATGAAGCATTACTACGGGAGTTTGAGGGTATATGTATTGATTGTGAATTTGATGATCAGGCAATCCTTATGCGTTATCGTGAACGGCCAGAGGCTCAAACACTGTTCGAGCGATTATTAATTAAGCCGGAGCAAGAGGAATTTCGTATCGACATTGATGGGCATATTGAGAAGTCCCTTTCACGTTTAAGGGAGCTTTATCTGGACGGAGAAAAGGAGACTCAGCGAGCGAGATTAATAGAAAGAATGAATGAAGTTAATCAGACTTTAACTGATCCAGATCTTTCGCCCACGAAGTTAGAGAAATACTATAAGGAACTTGGTGAAATTAACACTGTGCTAGCTGCTCGTGACGCAGAACGTAGACTGCGTACTTCTGCCTCACATAAAGAGCGTAAGCGTTAA
- a CDS encoding V-type ATP synthase subunit I: MIAKMDQITVVGCRKDAPKVLVSLQSLGVVQLDPLEVEDSRLNRLRLEGDDRADKEGWEAVVARSGALLDVLNASDVQGSGRWKGPSALSDINEHLEAVGSQVDELVAERAELADTLDVIDTFLPTLREVAPYLALFENSNYLYSTAFSVPSDMYEKVSAALSATVEERLLLASIDQGRNLLVVLVGLKADLDKLRGVINRSGLSELGLPDDYGERSIAKAVHMMEEQSRTFPRQYALIGEKLSELANEQGGRLRAMRTIASNNSNRLGRLEDMVQGRYGFALQGWVPSSERVRVAESLKKQYKDELVIESRAADQHHDQNIPVLLDNPSWVKPFQGLLALFSPPKYGSFDPSWTLAVFFPFFFGLVVGDIGFSLMFAGIGLFLRRRGRSGRSLSLGPLGIVIPVRALAPISTVIYWCAGWGALFGFLFGEFFGNFLERFPIGQPVFYTNLHHEAGYGLIPIALFRVEVFTPILLVSLAFGVLQVLAGWAIRVIYGIKHNDMRHVYEGVGMFSGLLALVIFATSFLTGNINPVVTGLVLTGLLIFIVATVLARMPLMLLEIFSNSGHILSYLRIFAVGLSAALVANLATDLGFAIGGSLPIIGPILGILVGLSVHLIAIALTIIGHTLQPLRLQYVEFFTKFGFYDESGRPYRPFRLLGGNS; the protein is encoded by the coding sequence GTGATAGCAAAGATGGACCAAATTACGGTTGTTGGTTGCCGTAAAGATGCTCCTAAGGTACTTGTTAGCCTACAGAGCCTGGGAGTTGTTCAGCTTGATCCGCTAGAGGTTGAAGATTCACGGCTTAACCGGTTGCGTTTAGAAGGTGACGATCGTGCTGATAAAGAAGGATGGGAGGCCGTGGTTGCCCGGAGTGGTGCTCTTTTGGACGTACTTAATGCCTCGGACGTACAAGGTTCTGGTCGTTGGAAAGGCCCATCAGCGTTGTCAGACATTAATGAACACCTTGAGGCCGTTGGTTCGCAAGTAGACGAACTCGTCGCTGAGCGGGCAGAGTTAGCTGATACCCTAGATGTAATCGATACTTTTCTCCCAACTTTACGTGAGGTAGCTCCCTATCTTGCTCTGTTTGAAAATAGTAATTATTTATATTCCACCGCGTTTTCGGTACCGAGCGACATGTATGAAAAGGTCAGTGCAGCGCTATCAGCTACAGTGGAAGAACGTTTATTACTAGCTTCCATTGACCAGGGTAGGAATCTTTTAGTTGTATTAGTTGGCCTCAAGGCGGATTTGGATAAACTTCGTGGTGTTATTAACCGGTCGGGTCTAAGCGAGCTTGGCCTGCCAGATGACTATGGTGAACGGAGTATAGCCAAAGCCGTTCACATGATGGAAGAACAATCGCGGACTTTTCCTAGGCAATATGCTTTGATTGGCGAGAAGCTCTCCGAGTTAGCTAATGAGCAGGGCGGAAGATTAAGAGCTATGCGCACAATTGCCTCCAATAATAGTAATAGGTTGGGTCGCCTTGAGGACATGGTCCAAGGCCGTTATGGATTTGCCCTCCAGGGGTGGGTTCCAAGTAGTGAAAGGGTACGAGTTGCTGAAAGCTTAAAGAAGCAATATAAGGACGAACTAGTAATCGAATCCAGGGCCGCAGATCAGCACCACGATCAGAATATTCCAGTGCTGCTAGATAATCCATCCTGGGTAAAACCATTTCAGGGTCTACTTGCGCTCTTTTCACCACCAAAATACGGGTCTTTTGATCCAAGCTGGACCTTGGCGGTATTTTTCCCCTTCTTTTTTGGGCTTGTTGTTGGAGATATTGGATTTTCTCTGATGTTCGCTGGCATTGGTTTGTTTCTTAGGCGTCGTGGGCGTTCAGGTAGATCGCTTTCACTTGGACCGCTAGGCATAGTCATTCCGGTGCGAGCGCTAGCACCAATTAGTACTGTAATTTACTGGTGTGCTGGTTGGGGGGCGCTATTTGGTTTCCTGTTCGGTGAATTCTTTGGCAATTTCCTTGAACGGTTTCCTATTGGTCAGCCTGTTTTCTATACCAATCTTCACCACGAAGCTGGCTACGGACTGATACCAATAGCGCTGTTCAGGGTAGAGGTATTTACTCCTATACTCCTAGTTTCGCTCGCTTTTGGCGTTTTACAAGTGCTGGCAGGGTGGGCTATTCGAGTGATTTATGGAATTAAACACAATGACATGAGGCACGTATACGAGGGTGTGGGAATGTTCAGCGGACTGTTGGCATTAGTCATATTCGCTACTTCTTTTCTAACAGGTAATATCAATCCGGTGGTTACGGGGCTAGTGCTTACGGGATTACTGATATTTATTGTCGCTACAGTTTTGGCGCGTATGCCTCTGATGCTCTTAGAGATCTTTTCTAACTCGGGACATATTTTGAGTTATCTAAGGATATTCGCAGTAGGACTTTCTGCAGCCTTGGTAGCTAATTTGGCTACAGATTTAGGTTTTGCAATAGGCGGTAGCCTACCGATTATCGGGCCGATTCTTGGTATTTTGGTGGGACTTTCGGTTCACCTTATTGCAATCGCACTTACTATTATCGGTCATACACTTCAACCATTACGCCTTCAGTACGTTGAGTTCTTCACTAAATTTGGGTTTTACGATGAGAGCGGTCGCCCATACCGACCGTTTCGTCTCTTGGGAGGAAATTCATGA
- a CDS encoding V-type ATP synthase subunit K, which translates to MKKIVSIIVSIAILTIVVGIGFAEEAVQAAEAARSLGDGLLGIGAGLAIGLAAIGVGIAQGYIGSAGLGLLAERPGAFGQVLIYLVIPETLIIFGFVIAFFLNGQIGG; encoded by the coding sequence ATGAAGAAGATTGTAAGCATTATCGTGTCCATCGCAATTTTGACAATAGTCGTCGGAATTGGTTTCGCCGAGGAGGCGGTTCAGGCGGCGGAAGCTGCCCGCAGCTTAGGCGATGGCCTTCTCGGAATCGGGGCTGGTCTCGCGATTGGCTTGGCAGCTATTGGGGTTGGAATCGCCCAAGGGTACATCGGTTCTGCAGGCTTAGGGTTGCTAGCAGAACGGCCTGGGGCCTTTGGTCAGGTACTGATCTATTTGGTGATTCCCGAAACTTTAATCATCTTCGGTTTTGTAATAGCTTTCTTCCTCAACGGGCAGATTGGCGGTTAA
- a CDS encoding V-type ATP synthase subunit F, which yields MPRMLVLTDSETAIGFRLAGVEVRETTSEEAQTDLEEIILSDKYGLVVVDEAFIDDPNRSSERAMRGRNLPVLLPMPSLAATFGEEADATEYMKKLVRDAIGFDVRME from the coding sequence ATGCCTAGAATGCTGGTCTTAACGGATAGCGAAACGGCGATCGGGTTTAGACTTGCTGGCGTGGAAGTTAGGGAGACTACATCTGAGGAGGCACAAACGGATCTGGAAGAAATTATCCTATCTGATAAGTATGGACTTGTCGTGGTAGATGAGGCATTTATCGATGACCCCAATCGATCTAGCGAACGAGCCATGCGTGGGCGTAATCTACCGGTTTTGTTACCCATGCCTAGCTTAGCAGCGACTTTCGGTGAAGAGGCCGATGCAACCGAATACATGAAGAAGCTAGTACGTGACGCCATCGGCTTTGATGTCAGGATGGAGTAA
- a CDS encoding V-type ATP synthase subunit A, which produces MAIEGKVQRISGPAVIAEGMMGARMYDLVRVGEEELVGEIIRLDGDTAFVQVYEDTAGLTVGQKVISTNLPLAVELGPGMLNGIFDGIQRPLDKIREESGTYIERGLVVNSLSREAKWEFTPQVTPGDKVESGAILGTVPEFSFTHKILVPPGVSGTIQTVKPAGEYTVEEVVAILDDGTELKLYHRWPVRQGRPVQVKLDPVTPFLTGMRILDVLFPLTMGGTAAIPGPFGSGKTVTQQSVAKYGNADIVVYVGCGERGNEMTDVLVEFPELEDPQTGNPLMHRTVLIANTSNMPVAAREASIYTGITLAEYFRDQGYGVSVMADSTSRWAEALREIASRLEEMPAEEGYPPYLASRLAAFYERGGRVTTLAGEEGAVSIIGAVSPAGGDFSEPVTQSTLRITGCFWALDAGLARRRHFPAINWSNSYTLFGSILDEWYGENVAEDYTEQRDLAIGVLQQEADLQEVVQLVGPDALQDQERLVIEMGRILREDFLQQNGFDPIDASCSMEKSYGMLLMMTKLNALAAEFIREGGTVDEVLQQPVVEKISRSRYVPENEFDVYRDEVMGELDTAFAVGS; this is translated from the coding sequence GTGGCAATTGAAGGTAAAGTACAGCGCATTTCTGGTCCCGCGGTGATTGCCGAGGGGATGATGGGTGCCCGAATGTACGACTTGGTACGAGTCGGCGAAGAAGAGTTAGTAGGCGAGATTATTCGTCTCGACGGGGATACTGCTTTTGTGCAGGTTTATGAAGATACTGCCGGTCTTACAGTAGGCCAAAAGGTTATATCAACCAACCTTCCATTAGCGGTAGAGCTTGGTCCCGGGATGCTCAACGGCATCTTTGATGGGATTCAACGTCCTCTTGACAAAATTCGTGAGGAGTCCGGCACCTATATTGAGCGAGGTCTAGTGGTTAACTCCCTATCCCGGGAAGCCAAATGGGAATTTACTCCTCAAGTAACTCCTGGCGACAAGGTTGAATCTGGAGCTATTTTGGGTACGGTGCCTGAATTTTCATTTACTCATAAAATCTTGGTACCACCAGGAGTCAGCGGTACAATACAAACCGTCAAGCCTGCCGGAGAGTATACGGTTGAAGAGGTCGTTGCAATTCTTGACGACGGTACAGAATTGAAACTGTATCACCGTTGGCCAGTGCGCCAGGGCCGGCCAGTTCAGGTAAAACTTGACCCAGTTACCCCTTTCCTTACTGGGATGCGAATCCTGGATGTACTGTTTCCTCTCACCATGGGCGGTACTGCTGCTATTCCGGGACCGTTTGGCTCGGGCAAGACTGTTACTCAACAGTCAGTCGCAAAATATGGGAATGCTGACATCGTTGTCTACGTAGGTTGTGGTGAGCGTGGCAATGAAATGACTGACGTGCTCGTGGAATTCCCAGAGCTCGAGGATCCCCAGACAGGTAACCCGCTGATGCACCGGACGGTACTCATAGCTAATACGTCTAATATGCCAGTGGCAGCTCGTGAGGCATCAATCTACACTGGGATTACATTGGCAGAATATTTTCGCGACCAGGGCTACGGTGTATCAGTAATGGCTGATTCTACTTCTCGTTGGGCGGAGGCTCTGCGAGAAATCGCTTCGCGTCTTGAGGAGATGCCTGCAGAGGAGGGTTACCCACCCTACCTTGCCTCACGCCTGGCTGCTTTCTATGAACGAGGAGGGCGAGTTACGACATTGGCTGGAGAAGAAGGAGCGGTATCTATTATCGGAGCTGTTTCCCCAGCTGGCGGTGATTTTTCCGAGCCGGTTACACAATCTACTTTGAGGATTACCGGCTGTTTCTGGGCGCTTGATGCTGGTTTGGCTAGGAGACGTCATTTTCCAGCAATTAATTGGAGCAATTCTTATACGTTATTCGGTAGCATTCTTGACGAATGGTACGGCGAAAATGTTGCCGAGGACTATACAGAACAGCGAGATTTAGCAATTGGAGTACTGCAACAAGAGGCTGATCTTCAGGAGGTAGTTCAATTGGTTGGGCCAGACGCCCTGCAGGATCAAGAGCGCCTAGTCATCGAGATGGGCCGCATTCTAAGAGAGGATTTCCTTCAGCAAAACGGTTTTGACCCAATTGATGCTTCTTGTTCTATGGAAAAATCGTATGGCATGCTTTTAATGATGACCAAATTGAATGCCTTGGCAGCGGAATTTATCCGTGAAGGTGGCACTGTCGACGAGGTCCTACAACAGCCCGTAGTTGAAAAAATTAGCCGCTCGCGCTACGTGCCGGAAAATGAGTTCGATGTATACCGGGACGAAGTGATGGGCGAGTTAGACACTGCCTTCGCGGTAGGGTCATAA
- a CDS encoding V-type ATP synthase subunit B (produces ATP from ADP in the presence of a proton gradient across the membrane; the B subunit is part of the catalytic core of the ATP synthase complex), with amino-acid sequence MASNLLKKEYSDVNYISGPLLFLENAPDLAYNAIVRIRDGQGRERGGQVIDVSEKTTILQVFEEPSGIDLSTTSVSLVENVARLGVARDMIGRRFSGSGNPIDGLPAVVADKRLPIGGAPINPVSRRKPEEFIQTGVSTIDTLLTLVRGQKLPIFSGAGLPANELAAQIARQAKVLGEETEFAVVFAAMGITQREVTFFTQEFERTGALARSVLFLNKADDPAAERLLTPRMALTAAEYLAFEHDFHVLVILTDLTNYCEALREIGGAREEIPGRRGYPGYMYTDLASIYERAGVVEGESGSITQLPILTMPDDDITHPIPDLTGYITEGQIFLARNLHTQGIYPPINPGPSLSRLMNNGIGEGKTRDDHGDMQSQLQAAYANGIDLRRLVAITGEDALSENDKLYLAFADDFESHFISQGDAERSIEESLQIGWALLSTLPKSELTRLSRDHIDKYYGSKMDEIWSSNKGV; translated from the coding sequence GTGGCCAGCAACCTATTAAAAAAAGAATACAGTGACGTCAATTACATATCTGGACCTCTACTGTTCCTGGAAAATGCGCCTGACCTTGCATACAATGCTATTGTCCGCATTCGTGATGGTCAAGGTCGTGAGCGTGGAGGCCAAGTCATCGATGTTTCTGAAAAGACGACGATACTTCAGGTATTTGAGGAGCCTTCAGGAATTGATCTTTCTACTACTTCTGTTAGCTTAGTAGAAAACGTAGCTCGTCTCGGAGTAGCCCGGGACATGATTGGTAGACGCTTCAGTGGTAGCGGTAACCCGATTGATGGCTTGCCGGCTGTGGTTGCTGACAAGCGACTTCCAATCGGAGGGGCCCCTATCAATCCAGTATCGCGTCGGAAACCAGAGGAATTCATTCAGACAGGTGTATCAACTATTGACACCTTGTTGACTTTGGTTCGTGGTCAGAAACTTCCGATCTTTTCTGGGGCTGGTCTGCCCGCAAATGAATTGGCAGCACAAATTGCTCGCCAGGCTAAGGTGCTTGGGGAAGAAACTGAATTTGCTGTAGTTTTTGCTGCTATGGGTATTACCCAGAGGGAGGTAACATTTTTTACCCAGGAATTCGAACGGACTGGGGCTCTTGCCCGAAGCGTCTTATTCCTTAATAAGGCCGATGATCCAGCAGCAGAGCGTTTATTGACACCGCGCATGGCATTGACAGCAGCTGAATATCTCGCTTTCGAACATGACTTCCATGTTTTAGTAATTCTTACTGACCTCACTAATTATTGTGAGGCGTTAAGGGAGATTGGTGGTGCTCGTGAGGAGATTCCTGGGCGTCGTGGCTATCCTGGGTACATGTACACCGATCTTGCGTCTATTTATGAACGTGCTGGTGTAGTGGAGGGCGAGAGTGGATCTATCACTCAGCTACCAATCCTTACGATGCCAGATGACGACATCACCCACCCGATTCCTGATCTGACTGGTTACATCACTGAGGGGCAAATATTCTTAGCGCGGAATTTACATACCCAGGGAATTTATCCGCCAATCAATCCCGGTCCTAGCTTGAGTAGATTGATGAACAATGGGATCGGTGAGGGTAAGACCCGTGATGACCATGGAGATATGCAATCCCAGCTTCAGGCTGCTTATGCTAATGGGATTGACTTACGACGTCTTGTTGCCATTACCGGAGAAGATGCTCTTAGTGAGAATGACAAGCTTTACCTTGCCTTTGCTGACGATTTTGAGAGTCACTTTATCAGCCAAGGAGACGCAGAACGTAGTATTGAAGAATCACTACAGATTGGTTGGGCGCTACTTTCAACCCTCCCGAAAAGCGAGCTTACGCGTTTAAGCAGAGACCACATTGATAAATACTATGGTTCCAAAATGGATGAAATCTGGAGTTCCAATAAAGGGGTCTAG
- a CDS encoding V-type ATP synthase subunit D encodes MAEQVAPTRSNLLQRKDQLGLAQRGVDLLKRKRDALISEFFGLVKESLNARRMLTKTSREAYFSLFLANAWDGPEAVQSLSLASSTELDLRVDVENIFGVRVPQVQPPEFSSELPFSPINAGVKTLDTAAQFRKLTEAIIRVAATETRLRRIGEEIKKTSRRVNALEQVVIPGIGLEIQQIRSVLDQRALEEVTVLKRIKAKLQNREEKTDTQSVST; translated from the coding sequence ATGGCTGAACAGGTTGCTCCCACTCGATCTAATCTTCTTCAGCGCAAGGACCAATTGGGACTTGCCCAGAGGGGTGTCGATCTCCTTAAGCGTAAACGTGATGCCCTAATATCGGAGTTCTTCGGACTGGTAAAAGAATCTCTCAACGCCAGGCGGATGTTAACGAAAACCAGTAGGGAAGCCTACTTTAGTCTTTTTTTGGCTAATGCTTGGGACGGCCCAGAAGCTGTTCAAAGCCTCAGTTTAGCTTCTAGTACAGAACTAGACCTTCGGGTAGATGTGGAGAACATATTCGGAGTTCGCGTACCGCAAGTTCAGCCTCCAGAGTTCAGTTCAGAGTTACCATTTTCTCCAATTAATGCTGGTGTCAAGACGCTTGATACGGCAGCCCAGTTCCGTAAGTTAACCGAAGCTATTATCAGAGTAGCAGCTACTGAGACACGGCTGAGACGCATAGGTGAGGAGATCAAGAAGACCAGTCGACGGGTGAATGCTCTAGAGCAGGTGGTTATTCCAGGGATTGGTTTAGAGATACAGCAAATTCGTAGTGTACTTGATCAGAGGGCTCTTGAGGAAGTCACGGTTTTGAAGCGAATCAAGGCTAAACTTCAAAACCGTGAAGAGAAAACAGATACCCAATCTGTTTCAACTTAA